In one Methanobrevibacter arboriphilus genomic region, the following are encoded:
- a CDS encoding protein-L-isoaspartate(D-aspartate) O-methyltransferase translates to MLNDRKALIENLLKFGYIKTEKVRKAMETVDREEFIPNELKPYAYLDRPLPLEEGQTISAPHMVAVICEKLELEEGMNVLEIGTGFGYNAAVISEAMNKKGHVYSVERIESLANTALENLKKTGYGETVDVLIGDGTLGYDKGAPYDRIYGTAGSPYIPESLKKQLKIGGRLIIPVGDRLGFQDLICIVKESESEFREKSLGEVVFVPMIGKHGWSEK, encoded by the coding sequence ATGTTAAATGATAGAAAAGCACTTATTGAAAATCTTTTAAAATTTGGTTATATAAAAACAGAGAAAGTTAGAAAAGCTATGGAAACAGTTGACAGAGAAGAATTTATTCCTAATGAGTTGAAGCCTTATGCTTATTTAGATAGACCATTACCCTTAGAAGAAGGGCAAACAATTTCAGCACCACACATGGTTGCAGTTATTTGTGAAAAATTGGAACTTGAAGAAGGAATGAATGTTTTAGAAATTGGAACGGGATTTGGCTATAATGCTGCGGTTATTTCTGAAGCTATGAATAAAAAGGGACATGTATATAGTGTAGAACGTATAGAATCTCTTGCTAATACTGCACTTGAGAATCTTAAAAAAACTGGTTATGGGGAGACTGTTGATGTACTCATAGGTGATGGAACTTTAGGATATGATAAAGGAGCACCTTATGATAGAATTTATGGGACTGCAGGAAGTCCATATATTCCAGAATCTTTAAAAAAACAACTTAAAATTGGTGGAAGGCTAATAATTCCTGTTGGTGATAGATTAGGTTTTCAAGATCTTATCTGTATAGTTAAGGAATCTGAAAGTGAATTTAGAGAAAAATCTCTAGGAGAAGTTGTTTTTGTTCCAATGATTGGGAAACATGGCTGGTCTGAAAAATAA
- the gdhA gene encoding NADP-specific glutamate dehydrogenase: MSYVKRILKDLKAKNHDQVEFIDAATEILESIVPVLDEHPEYEENNVLERLVEPERVVMFRVPWVDDNGEIQVNRGFRVQFNSAVGPYKGGLRFHPTVNLSILKFLGFEQIFKNSLTGMSIGGAKGGSDFNPKGKSDGEVMRFCQNFMSELFRFIGPDTDIPAGDMGVSGREVAYLFGQYKKLSTVHVAVLTGAPMEFGGSLVRKEATGYGLIYIVDEALRVRNDSFKDKKVVISGSGNVAIYAAEKAVMMGAKVIAMCDSSGYIHDENGLYIPFIKEIKEVNRGRISDYLNYFKKEDLTAEYIENSVIWNVKCDIALPCATQNELSEESARIIVSNGTNYVAEGANMPSTLKAIKVFLNSNLVYLPGKAANAGGVATSALEMAQRSSRLSWTFEEVDSKLKKIMVNIYKNIDEASKKYGAEGNYVVGANIVGFIKVANAMLAQGVV; encoded by the coding sequence ATTTCCTATGTAAAACGAATCTTAAAAGATTTAAAAGCTAAAAATCATGATCAAGTGGAATTTATTGATGCAGCAACTGAAATTTTAGAATCTATAGTTCCTGTTCTTGATGAACATCCTGAATATGAGGAAAATAATGTTCTTGAGAGATTAGTTGAACCTGAAAGAGTAGTAATGTTTAGAGTTCCTTGGGTTGATGATAATGGAGAGATACAAGTAAACAGAGGCTTCAGAGTCCAATTTAATAGTGCAGTAGGTCCATATAAAGGTGGACTTCGTTTCCATCCTACTGTAAACTTGTCTATTCTTAAATTTCTAGGTTTTGAGCAAATTTTTAAAAATAGTCTCACAGGTATGTCAATTGGTGGAGCTAAAGGAGGAAGTGACTTTAATCCAAAGGGAAAGTCTGATGGAGAAGTTATGAGGTTCTGTCAGAATTTCATGAGTGAACTTTTTAGATTTATAGGTCCAGATACTGATATTCCAGCAGGAGATATGGGTGTTAGTGGAAGAGAGGTAGCTTATTTGTTTGGTCAATATAAAAAGTTATCTACTGTCCATGTAGCTGTATTAACTGGTGCACCAATGGAATTTGGAGGTTCTCTTGTACGGAAAGAAGCTACTGGTTATGGTCTTATTTACATCGTTGATGAAGCTTTAAGAGTTAGAAATGATTCTTTTAAAGATAAAAAAGTTGTTATTTCTGGTTCTGGGAATGTAGCTATTTATGCTGCAGAAAAAGCTGTAATGATGGGGGCAAAAGTAATAGCTATGTGTGATTCTTCTGGTTACATTCATGACGAAAATGGTTTATATATCCCTTTTATAAAAGAGATTAAAGAAGTTAATCGAGGCAGAATATCGGATTATCTAAATTATTTCAAAAAGGAAGATTTAACTGCTGAATACATTGAAAACAGTGTTATATGGAATGTTAAGTGCGACATAGCTTTGCCTTGTGCAACTCAAAATGAATTAAGTGAAGAATCGGCAAGGATTATAGTTTCCAACGGAACAAATTATGTAGCTGAAGGGGCAAATATGCCTTCAACATTGAAAGCTATAAAAGTATTTTTAAATAGTAATCTTGTTTATCTCCCAGGCAAAGCTGCAAATGCTGGTGGAGTTGCAACAAGTGCTTTAGAGATGGCTCAACGTAGTTCACGCTTATCTTGGACATTTGAAGAGGTTGACTCTAAACTAAAAAAGATAATGGTTAATATATATAAAAATATAGATGAAGCTTCTAAAAAATATGGTGCTGAAGGTAATTATGTAGTTGGTGCTAATATTGTAGGATTTATAAAAGTAGCTAATGCGATGCTTGCTCAAGGTGTGGTTTAA
- a CDS encoding chorismate mutase, translating to MEHQSLNKERFKDLENSKKILEDSRREIDQIDSELIDLIQKRTSLAKDIVMAKIALDMDIYDESREKLIYEKIIKIANDKDLNENTRNSIIEIVNILTSLSKSEQKKIIDKNL from the coding sequence TTGGAACATCAATCATTGAATAAAGAAAGATTTAAGGATCTAGAAAATTCAAAAAAGATTCTTGAAGATTCCAGAAGAGAAATTGACCAGATTGATAGTGAATTGATAGATTTAATTCAAAAGAGAACTTCATTAGCTAAAGACATTGTCATGGCTAAAATAGCTTTAGATATGGATATTTATGATGAGTCAAGGGAAAAGCTTATCTATGAAAAAATAATAAAGATAGCTAATGATAAGGATTTAAATGAAAATACTAGAAATTCTATTATTGAAATTGTGAATATATTAACAAGTTTAAGTAAATCTGAACAAAAAAAGATTATTGATAAAAATTTATAG
- a CDS encoding glycosyltransferase family 4 protein, translating to MKIAMVGQFPPHIGGVGVHINSLSKELLKNGEEVFVITYPHKDIKNEVNKDYMDNNGIKVIGTRGINIPGLRSLFYVLFGTINLIRIVRKYNIDIIHGHYLYPAGLIAVLGGMFTKKKVYVTSHGSDMFCLYPQHKFMRPIIRFVLKRADVVLAVSESLKEEILKTNIPNIERKVRLNWNTVDINEFKIANNDSDHHSKNNSNYNFKNELNIPKDKPIILFVGNIIKRKNVATIIDAKKQLKSGCVLVVVGDGPLLNSLKEKVKVENVEDVIFTGARNDIANVIQSSDLLILPSYSESFGLVLIEALACGKPVIGSNVGGIKEIITDDVGLLVEPTDSKGLANSIDLILSDKKLREKFQSNARDRAMDFSEVDIPYY from the coding sequence ATGAAAATAGCTATGGTCGGTCAATTTCCACCTCATATTGGAGGTGTTGGAGTACATATTAATAGTTTATCTAAAGAACTTCTTAAAAATGGAGAAGAAGTATTTGTGATTACTTATCCTCATAAAGATATTAAAAATGAAGTTAATAAAGATTATATGGATAATAATGGAATTAAAGTTATAGGAACTAGAGGAATTAATATTCCTGGTCTTAGAAGCTTGTTTTATGTTCTTTTTGGAACCATAAATCTGATTCGTATTGTTCGAAAATATAATATTGATATTATTCATGGACATTATCTTTATCCTGCAGGGTTAATAGCTGTTTTAGGAGGAATGTTCACTAAAAAGAAAGTTTATGTAACTTCTCATGGTTCTGATATGTTTTGTTTATATCCTCAGCATAAATTTATGAGACCTATCATTCGATTTGTCTTAAAAAGAGCAGACGTAGTATTGGCAGTTAGTGAATCATTAAAAGAGGAAATTTTAAAAACTAATATTCCAAATATAGAAAGAAAAGTTAGATTAAACTGGAATACTGTTGATATTAATGAGTTTAAAATAGCTAATAATGATTCAGATCATCACTCAAAGAATAATTCAAATTATAATTTTAAAAATGAGCTTAATATTCCTAAAGACAAGCCTATTATTCTTTTTGTAGGTAATATTATTAAAAGAAAGAATGTAGCTACTATAATAGATGCAAAAAAACAACTAAAATCTGGTTGTGTTTTGGTTGTTGTTGGTGATGGTCCTCTTTTAAACAGCTTGAAAGAAAAAGTTAAGGTAGAAAATGTTGAAGATGTTATCTTTACTGGTGCTAGAAATGATATAGCTAACGTAATTCAAAGTTCAGATCTTTTAATTCTTCCTTCTTATTCAGAAAGTTTTGGCTTAGTTTTAATTGAAGCTTTAGCTTGTGGAAAACCTGTTATAGGTAGTAATGTTGGTGGAATAAAGGAAATTATAACTGATGACGTTGGTTTACTTGTTGAGCCTACTGATTCTAAAGGATTAGCTAATTCAATTGATTTAATTCTGTCTGACAAAAAATTAAGAGAAAAATTTCAATCTAATGCTCGAGATAGGGCAATGGATTTTTCAGAAGTTGATATTCCTTATTATTAA
- the sppA gene encoding signal peptide peptidase SppA codes for MEKKTKYFTLGILGGFGIIAIVIAILMFIPLIAMVTGPSTVAVIPVVGEIGYGASSENVTIANPDVFSQMMDEANNDPNIGAIVLDINSPGGSPVAGEEMLEKVNSSQKPVVARISDTGASAAYMVASGADEIVASPSSWVGSIGVILTLSDLSEYYKKQGVDIYSITGGKYKDMGADYRNLTTDEKNMLQTMVDEQYNSFINIVAKNRNLTVDYVKKIAEGKPYTGQQALNNSLIDRLGGKDYAIELAANKSNMSYYNVLDYGTGLGFFGI; via the coding sequence ATGGAAAAAAAGACAAAATATTTCACATTAGGAATATTAGGCGGATTTGGTATAATAGCTATAGTAATAGCTATTTTAATGTTTATTCCATTAATTGCAATGGTTACTGGACCTAGTACAGTGGCTGTTATACCTGTAGTTGGTGAAATTGGTTATGGTGCAAGTAGTGAGAATGTAACTATTGCTAACCCTGATGTATTTAGCCAAATGATGGATGAAGCTAACAATGACCCGAATATAGGGGCAATTGTTCTTGATATAAACAGTCCAGGAGGGAGTCCAGTAGCTGGTGAAGAGATGCTTGAAAAAGTTAACAGCTCGCAAAAACCAGTTGTAGCTAGAATAAGTGATACTGGTGCTTCAGCAGCTTATATGGTAGCTAGTGGAGCTGATGAGATTGTTGCTAGTCCTTCTTCATGGGTTGGAAGCATAGGAGTTATTTTAACATTGAGTGACCTATCTGAATATTATAAAAAACAAGGTGTAGATATTTATTCTATTACTGGTGGAAAATATAAGGATATGGGAGCAGACTATAGAAATTTAACTACTGATGAGAAAAACATGCTTCAAACTATGGTTGATGAACAATATAATTCTTTTATAAACATTGTAGCAAAAAATAGAAACTTAACTGTAGATTATGTTAAAAAAATAGCTGAAGGAAAACCTTATACTGGTCAACAAGCATTAAATAATAGTTTAATCGATCGTTTAGGTGGAAAAGACTATGCTATTGAATTAGCTGCGAACAAATCAAATATGAGTTATTATAATGTTTTAGATTATGGTACAGGACTTGGATTTTTTGGTATTTAA
- a CDS encoding DEAD/DEAH box helicase: MIIMENLPKEIKEIIKDCYPYIKEFNPAQKHVIESGYLETKDNYVIAIPTASGKTVLGVMATLKSILNGGKAVYAAPLISIQNEKVKEFKKFENHGIKVGKHPNSSDLSVMVFESFDALTRFSWDTLRDVDTLIIDEFHMIGEYSRGPTLECAITRAKIINPNLRIVALSATLQNMEEIEGWLDAKIVEHDYRPVPLNKEVLNTEMFNTSNKNEVVVKIVEKAIEDNSQALSFVSTRLFTESLANFVAGKIKRKITSEQKKRFKKVAEAILEVPKKKGSRPTSTCLKLAESAENGAVFHHAGLFNEQKEIIEEEFREGNLLMIAATPSLMYGVNLPSRSVIIRDYTRWTSQGPQAIPVFDYEQMSGRAGRPQYDDVGFSYLIAKSLDEAYDLQERYVYGEVETTNSKLIENKDAIYKQIIAQIASNLSKTPEEIQDFFKMTFYGYQMSNNPSMALFADDSLKFEIESALEFLLKNGIIQATPSGLSATPFGNLIAKSNYSVETAVKLKEYALQVESIDLNQLIYHLASTPDLPLISFKSRKSKEPVREMMAKKGLFAVNIGNPEATTVALIEWIDERNEYEIENAYNVYSASSRRSAYEASLLVKFLKNIFEAIGKYNHSKDLDYISARLYYGVKEDLITLVLGVKRLGRKRARALVDTFGEDLRPYSLKQLQNVEGIGPKLAEKIKIFSETYDI, from the coding sequence TTGATTATTATGGAAAATTTACCTAAAGAAATTAAAGAAATCATAAAGGACTGTTATCCTTATATTAAAGAATTTAATCCAGCTCAAAAACATGTGATTGAATCAGGATATTTGGAAACTAAAGATAATTATGTGATAGCTATTCCAACCGCTAGTGGAAAAACAGTTCTTGGAGTCATGGCTACATTAAAATCTATATTAAATGGTGGAAAAGCTGTCTATGCAGCACCATTAATTTCAATACAAAATGAGAAAGTTAAAGAATTTAAAAAATTTGAAAATCATGGGATTAAAGTAGGAAAACACCCAAACTCTTCTGATTTATCTGTAATGGTTTTTGAATCTTTCGATGCATTAACCCGTTTTTCATGGGATACGCTTCGTGATGTGGATACATTAATTATTGATGAATTTCATATGATTGGAGAATATTCTAGAGGACCTACTCTTGAATGTGCTATTACAAGAGCTAAAATAATCAATCCAAACCTTAGAATTGTTGCTTTATCAGCTACATTACAGAATATGGAAGAAATTGAAGGGTGGTTAGATGCTAAAATAGTTGAGCATGATTATCGCCCAGTACCATTGAACAAGGAAGTTTTAAACACAGAAATGTTTAACACTAGTAATAAGAATGAAGTTGTTGTAAAAATTGTTGAAAAAGCAATTGAAGATAATTCTCAAGCTTTAAGTTTTGTTTCAACTAGATTATTTACAGAAAGTTTAGCAAATTTTGTTGCAGGTAAAATAAAAAGAAAAATCACTTCAGAACAGAAAAAAAGGTTTAAAAAAGTAGCTGAAGCTATTTTAGAGGTTCCTAAGAAAAAAGGATCAAGGCCAACTTCCACTTGTTTGAAATTAGCAGAATCTGCAGAAAATGGTGCTGTTTTTCATCATGCTGGTCTTTTCAATGAACAAAAAGAGATTATTGAAGAAGAATTTAGAGAGGGTAATCTTTTAATGATTGCAGCTACTCCTAGTTTAATGTATGGTGTTAATTTACCTTCAAGGTCTGTTATTATTAGGGATTATACTCGTTGGACTTCTCAAGGTCCTCAAGCTATTCCTGTTTTTGATTATGAACAGATGTCTGGAAGAGCTGGAAGACCTCAGTATGATGATGTGGGATTTTCTTACCTTATAGCTAAATCATTAGATGAAGCATATGATTTACAAGAAAGATATGTTTATGGTGAAGTTGAAACTACTAACTCTAAACTAATTGAAAATAAGGATGCAATTTATAAGCAAATTATAGCTCAAATTGCTTCAAATTTATCTAAAACTCCTGAAGAGATTCAAGATTTTTTTAAGATGACTTTTTATGGCTATCAAATGAGCAATAATCCTTCAATGGCTCTTTTTGCTGATGATTCATTAAAGTTTGAAATTGAATCTGCATTAGAGTTTTTACTTAAGAACGGAATTATACAGGCTACTCCAAGTGGATTAAGTGCAACTCCATTTGGTAATCTAATAGCTAAATCAAATTATTCCGTTGAAACAGCTGTTAAACTAAAAGAATATGCATTACAGGTTGAAAGTATTGATTTAAATCAGCTTATTTATCATCTTGCATCTACTCCAGATTTACCATTAATTTCATTTAAAAGTAGAAAAAGTAAAGAACCTGTAAGAGAAATGATGGCTAAAAAAGGTTTATTTGCTGTAAATATTGGTAATCCTGAAGCCACAACTGTTGCTTTAATTGAATGGATTGATGAGAGAAATGAGTATGAGATTGAAAATGCTTATAATGTTTACTCTGCATCTAGTAGAAGATCTGCTTATGAAGCTTCTTTACTTGTTAAATTCCTTAAAAATATTTTCGAAGCTATAGGAAAATATAATCACTCTAAAGATTTAGATTATATATCTGCAAGACTATATTATGGTGTAAAAGAAGATTTAATCACTCTTGTCCTTGGTGTTAAACGTCTTGGAAGAAAACGGGCCAGAGCATTGGTAGATACTTTTGGTGAAGATCTTAGACCTTATTCTCTAAAACAACTACAAAATGTAGAAGGTATAGGTCCAAAATTAGCTGAAAAAATAAAAATATTTTCAGAAACTTATGATATTTGA
- a CDS encoding 30S ribosomal protein S17e: MGNIRTSFVKRTSKELIEIHQGVFTTDFDENKKLVAEKSTVSTKHLRNKIAGYVTRLVKQQQAEM; the protein is encoded by the coding sequence ATGGGAAATATTAGAACTTCATTTGTTAAAAGAACTTCAAAAGAACTTATTGAAATTCATCAAGGTGTTTTTACCACAGATTTCGATGAAAACAAAAAATTAGTAGCTGAAAAATCTACCGTAAGTACAAAACACTTAAGAAATAAAATAGCTGGATATGTTACTAGGTTAGTTAAACAACAACAAGCTGAAATGTAA
- the xth gene encoding exodeoxyribonuclease III: MTNINLISWNVNGIRAVARKGFFDWFSNAKPDILCLQEIKAHVEQLPRKLKHIEGYHSYFNPAERKGYSGVATYSALKPKETAITMGIDKFDHEGRFQRFDFDDFTLLNVYWPNGGMGEDRLQYKLDFYDAFLDYTNNLRDAGNNLVICGDLNTAHKPIDIARPKENEKVSGFMPIEREWIDKFLSSGYVDTFRMFNDQPEQYTWWSYRTRARDRNVGWRLDYFFVNEEFQDNVVDSYILSDVMGSDHCPIGLKIEI, translated from the coding sequence ATTACAAATATTAACCTAATTTCATGGAATGTAAATGGGATTCGAGCAGTAGCTAGAAAAGGTTTTTTTGACTGGTTTTCTAATGCTAAACCAGATATTTTATGTCTTCAGGAAATTAAAGCTCATGTTGAACAGCTACCTCGTAAATTAAAACACATTGAAGGTTATCATAGCTATTTTAATCCAGCAGAAAGAAAAGGATACAGTGGTGTAGCTACATATTCTGCTTTAAAACCAAAAGAAACAGCTATAACCATGGGAATTGATAAATTTGACCATGAAGGAAGGTTTCAAAGATTTGACTTTGATGATTTTACATTATTAAATGTTTATTGGCCTAACGGTGGTATGGGGGAGGACCGCCTACAATACAAACTCGACTTTTATGACGCATTTCTAGACTACACCAACAATCTCCGAGACGCTGGAAACAATCTCGTGATATGTGGAGATTTAAACACTGCACATAAACCAATAGATATAGCCCGACCCAAAGAAAATGAGAAAGTTTCAGGATTTATGCCAATCGAAAGAGAATGGATAGACAAATTCTTAAGCTCAGGTTATGTAGATACATTCCGAATGTTCAACGACCAACCAGAACAATACACTTGGTGGTCTTATCGTACACGGGCAAGAGACCGTAATGTTGGATGGAGACTTGATTATTTCTTTGTAAATGAAGAGTTCCAGGATAATGTAGTTGATTCTTATATTTTATCTGATGTTATGGGTTCAGATCACTGTCCAATAGGTTTGAAGATAGAGATTTGA
- a CDS encoding CopG family transcriptional regulator, which yields MTTEATTTIKMPKETLIKIKSLAVKKGTSQKNIINELLNEALSRRFDKSTEKIKARVINSEMPGYDPDNKVNIDDLIGIAKVDNAEDIDVNETIDRIHYKKELY from the coding sequence ATGACAACTGAAGCCACTACTACTATAAAAATGCCTAAAGAAACTTTAATAAAAATAAAATCTTTAGCAGTCAAAAAAGGAACTAGTCAGAAAAATATAATAAACGAACTTTTAAATGAAGCTTTAAGCAGAAGGTTTGATAAGTCTACTGAAAAAATAAAAGCCAGAGTAATAAATAGTGAAATGCCGGGTTATGATCCAGACAACAAAGTTAATATAGATGACCTTATAGGGATAGCTAAAGTAGATAATGCAGAGGATATAGATGTAAATGAAACAATAGACAGGATACACTATAAAAAAGAGTTGTACTAA
- a CDS encoding shikimate kinase: protein MKKIVRSPGSATIVNAIATGSGSAFGINLDIVAEVRSTSSGIKCSPDLDIDTSLMELCAKNVFNHYQINFEDNKEDLRSVEDVIGIEISTKSDLPPASGLSSSSALSNAVTLAISELIVDEFDKKPMNDLEIVNLAIDSSLEAGVTITGAFDDATASYFGGVTVTDNINREIIIKEKMDNHKLLIYMPNIDSMTANSDVKRMKLLAPLVEMAFEKASQKEYYTALNLNGILYSNALDFDTKIAIDALSAGAIASGLSGTGSAYVAIIDNESKDNIKDIWNSYTDSGRIIETEVDNLGTSIIE from the coding sequence ATGAAAAAAATTGTTCGATCTCCAGGTTCAGCTACTATTGTAAATGCTATAGCTACTGGTTCAGGTTCTGCATTTGGTATTAATTTAGATATTGTAGCTGAAGTTAGATCTACAAGTTCTGGAATTAAATGCTCTCCTGATTTAGATATTGATACTAGTCTTATGGAACTCTGTGCAAAAAATGTCTTTAATCATTATCAAATCAACTTTGAAGATAATAAGGAAGATTTGAGGAGTGTTGAAGATGTTATTGGTATTGAAATTTCAACAAAATCTGATTTGCCTCCTGCATCAGGCCTTTCAAGTAGTAGTGCACTTTCAAATGCAGTTACTTTAGCTATTTCTGAACTAATTGTGGATGAATTTGATAAAAAACCAATGAATGATTTAGAAATTGTTAATCTGGCTATTGATTCTTCTTTAGAAGCAGGTGTTACAATTACTGGGGCATTTGATGATGCTACTGCTTCTTATTTTGGAGGAGTCACAGTTACAGACAACATAAATCGTGAAATTATAATAAAAGAAAAAATGGATAACCACAAACTATTAATATATATGCCAAACATAGATTCAATGACTGCAAATTCTGATGTTAAAAGGATGAAGCTTTTAGCTCCTTTAGTCGAAATGGCATTTGAAAAAGCCAGTCAAAAAGAATATTATACTGCTTTAAACTTAAATGGAATATTATATTCTAATGCTTTAGATTTTGATACTAAAATAGCTATTGATGCTTTAAGTGCAGGAGCTATTGCTTCTGGACTTTCAGGAACTGGTTCTGCTTATGTAGCTATTATAGATAACGAATCTAAAGATAATATTAAGGATATTTGGAATTCTTATACTGATTCTGGAAGAATTATTGAAACTGAGGTAGATAATCTTGGAACATCAATCATTGAATAA
- a CDS encoding PIN domain-containing protein, which translates to MIFIETSYLINLNVPKLQNHQRAKEIWVEIKDKEKIISKMIVYETITVLRKLKQDTKTVNKVYKLLVDGEIKVLEDVIYYEQALDYTLNHNKIGFFDNLSYIVMQNNDIKEIVSFDEDFDIFTAIERIGQKP; encoded by the coding sequence ATGATATTCATAGAAACAAGCTATTTAATAAACTTGAATGTTCCAAAGCTACAAAACCACCAGAGAGCCAAAGAAATATGGGTAGAAATAAAAGACAAAGAAAAGATAATTAGTAAAATGATAGTATATGAAACAATTACTGTGCTTAGAAAATTAAAACAAGATACTAAAACTGTTAATAAGGTTTATAAATTATTAGTTGATGGAGAAATAAAAGTATTGGAAGATGTAATATATTATGAACAAGCATTAGATTATACCTTAAATCATAATAAAATAGGCTTCTTTGATAATTTAAGCTATATAGTTATGCAAAACAATGATATAAAAGAAATAGTTAGTTTTGATGAAGACTTTGATATATTCACAGCCATAGAAAGAATAGGCCAAAAACCATAA
- the moaC gene encoding cyclic pyranopterin monophosphate synthase MoaC, translated as MSKEEFTHLTEKGVHMVEVGDKNHQRRKAIATGKINLQEKTIAMIENEKIKKGNVLTTAQIAAIQGVKNTSSMIPLCHPLNLTGIEVDFEVKSTEIICTVSVNSLGQTGVEMEAITGVSLGLLTIWDMVKAVEKDSDGQYPDTSITDICVIKKEKI; from the coding sequence ATGTCAAAGGAAGAATTCACACATTTAACAGAAAAAGGAGTTCACATGGTTGAAGTCGGTGATAAAAATCATCAAAGACGGAAAGCAATAGCTACTGGGAAAATAAATCTTCAAGAAAAGACAATAGCTATGATTGAAAATGAAAAGATTAAAAAAGGAAATGTTTTAACAACTGCTCAAATAGCTGCTATACAAGGTGTTAAAAATACTTCTTCTATGATTCCTCTTTGTCATCCTTTAAATCTTACTGGAATAGAAGTAGATTTTGAAGTTAAAAGTACCGAGATCATATGTACTGTAAGTGTAAATTCTCTTGGTCAAACTGGTGTTGAAATGGAAGCTATTACTGGTGTTAGTTTAGGTCTTTTAACTATATGGGATATGGTTAAAGCTGTTGAAAAGGATTCAGATGGTCAATATCCTGATACTTCAATTACAGATATTTGTGTGATTAAAAAAGAAAAAATCTAA